From the Cucurbita pepo subsp. pepo cultivar mu-cu-16 chromosome LG05, ASM280686v2, whole genome shotgun sequence genome, one window contains:
- the LOC111795512 gene encoding putative glycerol-3-phosphate transporter 1 has product MGLLSESERDASHKKPYGIRFFEWMRKRPLSFKAHQAIVLLVTFLAYANYHASRKTTSIIKSALDPLSPDVGLKFNLWKTSGSSTPVESSHRASLARGGWAPFDAAEGTSLLGELDLAFLGVYAGGMYFSGHLGDRMDLRIFLTLGMLGTGLFTTLFGLGYWANIHVFSYYLIVQMLAGLFQSTGWPSVVAVVGNWFGKSKRGLIMGIWNAHTSVGNISGSLVASALLSYGWGWSMVAPGLIIAFSGLVVFLFLPVHPESVGIDKEGDDLGSPKKSGEGITEPLLKSASETEKAIGFLEAWRIPGVAPFAFCLFFAKLVAYTFLYWLPFYISHTVIDGEYLSSTTAGNLSTLFDIGGVVGGILAGHISDRLGARAITAASFMYCAIPALYCYRSYGHISIAMNSGLMFITGMFVNGPYALITTAVSADLGTHSSLNGNSRALATVTAIIDGTGSVGAAIGPLLTGYLSAKSWSSVFVMLMVSALIAGLFLTRLVIAEVTSKIEESNSRGRIPSRNPVLEV; this is encoded by the exons ATGGGGTTATTATCAGAATCCGAACGTGATGCAAGCCACAAGAAGCCGTATGGTATCAGATTTTTCGAGTGGATGAGGAAACGACCCCTTTCATTCAAGGCCCATCAAGCCATTGTTCTGCTTGTGACATTCTTGGCGTATGCCAACTACCATGCCTCTCGAAAAACTACAAGCATTATTAAGAGTGCTCTGGATCCCTTATCTCCTGATGTAGGCTTGAAGTTCAACCTATGGAAAACGAGCGGTTCGAGTACACCGGTTGAGAGTAGCCACCGTGCGTCGCTCGCTCGTGGTGGTTGGGCTCCATTTGATGCTGCAGAAGGGACATCTTTACTAGGTGAGCTTGACTTGGCTTTCCTAGGAGTATATGCTGGGGGAATGTACTTCTCTGGCCATTTGGGCGATAGGATGGATTTGaggatatttttaactttggGAATGTTGGGAACTGGCCTGTTTACTACGCTGTTTGGATTAGGATATTGGGCAAACATCCATGTCTTTTCTTACTATTTGATAGTTCAAATGCTTGCTGGTCTGTTTCAATCCACTGGCTGGCCTTCCGTTGTCGCGGTGGTCGGTAACTGGTTCGGAAAGAGTAAGAGGGGACTAATTATGGGTATATGGAATGCCCATACATCTGTTGGCAACATTTCTGGCTCCTTGGTTGCATCTGCCTTGTTGAGCTATGGTTGGGGTTGGTCAATGGTTGCCCCCGGTCTGATCATTGCGTTCTCGGGTTTGGtcgtttttctgtttcttcctGTGCATCCTGAATCTGTTGGAATTGATAAAGAAGGAGATGATTTGGGCTCTCCCAAGAAAAGTGGGGAGGGAATTACAGAACCTCTACTGAAATCGGCGTCGGAGACGGAGAAGGCCATCGGTTTTCTGGAAGCGTGGAGAATTCCCGGTGTTGCACCTTTTGCATTTTGCCTGTTCTTTGCCAAATTGGTGGCTTATACATTCCTCTACTGGCTCCCTTTCTACATTAGCCACACAG TGATTGACGGGGAATATTTGTCGAGTACGACAGCAGGAAACCTTTCGACATTGTTCGATATCGGAGGGGTTGTAGGAGGAATTTTAGCTGGTCATATTTCTGATCGCTTAGGTGCTAGAGCCATAACAGCTGCAAGTTTCATGTACTGTGCCATTCCTGCTCTCTACTGCTACCGAAGCTACGGTCACATCTCCATAGCTATGAATAGTGGTCTCATGTTCATCACTGGCATGTTTGTCAATGGGCCATATGCTCTCATAACAACAGCCGTCTCTGCTGATTTAGGAACGCACAGTTCATTGAATGGGAATTCTCGGGCACTTGCAACTGTGACTGCGATTATTGATGGGACTGGCTCGGTTGGCGCTGCGATCGGACCCTTGCTAACGGGATATTTATCAGCTAAAAGCTGGAGTTCAGTGTTCGTAATGCTGATGGTTTCAGCGCTAATAGCGGGGCTGTTTTTGACAAGGCTCGTTATAGCTGAGGTGACTTCAAAGATCGAGGAGTCAAACTCGAGAGGAAGGATTCCATCCAGGAACCCGGTACTCGAAGTGTGA
- the LOC111794744 gene encoding uncharacterized protein LOC111794744, whose product MASARGGMKDFYKQRKNSGVSKVSKPSSRKTKSRANSATLDSDGVQPAVLISHGSLDLRDDYGESENILRQFDMNMAYGPCLGMTRMERWELAGKLGLNPPKEIETLLKGGKVQLECLWASRI is encoded by the exons atggcATCGGCTCGAGGAGGGATGAAAGATTTCTACAAGCAAAGGAAGAACAGTGGAGTCTCTAAGGTTTCAAAGCCCTCTTCTAGAAAAACCAAATCTCGGGCCAACTCTGCAACTTTGGACTCCGATGGCGTTCAACCGGCGGTTCTTATTTCTCACGGTTCCCTCGATCTCCGAG atGATTATGGTGAGTCTGAGAATATACTGAGGCAATTTGACATGAACATGGCCTATGGACCTTGCCTTGGAATGACAAGAATGGAACGATGGGAGCTTGCCGGTAAGCTTGGTTTGAACCCTCCAAAAGAGATTGAGACACTCTTAAAGGGTGGGAAAGTGCAGTTAGAGTGCTTGTGGGCTTCCCGAATCTAA